From Etheostoma cragini isolate CJK2018 chromosome 14, CSU_Ecrag_1.0, whole genome shotgun sequence, the proteins below share one genomic window:
- the dazl gene encoding deleted in azoospermia-like isoform X3 has translation MDNHKPRSSNQTSPSHKLSNGYILPEGKLTPNALFVGGIDMKVDENEMRDFFARYGPVKEVKIITYRGGICKGYGFVYFNEEVNIQSIVEQQISFKGRKLKLGPAIMKERSSRSMPSRLFGPAPWMNPTQYFYCACCSPMGGAMAPPSPILNGGNPYNQPYSYSNFGGVMIPQMPMNYAQNAYAYQNFVDCGVQTMMTVL, from the exons aTG GATAACCACAAGCCCAGGAGCAGCAACCAGACTTCCCCTTCCCATAAACTGTCAAATGGCTACATTCTACCTGAGGGCAAACTGACTCCCAACGCCCTTTTTGTTGGTGGAATTGACATGAAG GtggatgaaaatgaaatgcGGGACTTCTTTGCAAGATATGGTCCAGTGAAGGAAGTAAAAATTATCACGTACCGTGGAGGGATCTGCAAAGG GTATGGGTTTGTGTACTTCAATGAAGAAGTCAACATTCAGTCAATCGTTGAG CAACAGATCAGTTTTAAGGGCCGGAAACTCAAGCTGGGCCCTGCCATCATGAAAGAAAGGAGCTCTC GGTCCATGCCATCCCGTCTGTTTGGCCCTGCTCCCTGGATGAACCCCACTCAGTACTTCTACTGTGCCTGCTGCTCACCCATGGGAGGGGCTATGGCACCACCTTCACCCATCCTCAACGGAGGCAACCCCTACAATCAG CCGTACTCTTACTCCAACTTCGGAGGGGTAATGATCCCACAGATGCCAATGAACTACGCACAGAACGCCTACGCCtaccag AACTTTGTGGACTGCGGAGTCCAGACTATGATGACTGTGCTGTAG
- the dazl gene encoding deleted in azoospermia-like isoform X1 yields the protein MDNHKPRSSNQTSPSHKLSNGYILPEGKLTPNALFVGGIDMKVDENEMRDFFARYGPVKEVKIITYRGGICKGYGFVYFNEEVNIQSIVEQQISFKGRKLKLGPAIMKERSSRSMPSRLFGPAPWMNPTQYFYCACCSPMGGAMAPPSPILNGGNPYNQPYSYSNFGGVMIPQMPMNYAQNAYAYQYTPPHWMADQRTRPVNQNFVDCGVQTMMTVL from the exons aTG GATAACCACAAGCCCAGGAGCAGCAACCAGACTTCCCCTTCCCATAAACTGTCAAATGGCTACATTCTACCTGAGGGCAAACTGACTCCCAACGCCCTTTTTGTTGGTGGAATTGACATGAAG GtggatgaaaatgaaatgcGGGACTTCTTTGCAAGATATGGTCCAGTGAAGGAAGTAAAAATTATCACGTACCGTGGAGGGATCTGCAAAGG GTATGGGTTTGTGTACTTCAATGAAGAAGTCAACATTCAGTCAATCGTTGAG CAACAGATCAGTTTTAAGGGCCGGAAACTCAAGCTGGGCCCTGCCATCATGAAAGAAAGGAGCTCTC GGTCCATGCCATCCCGTCTGTTTGGCCCTGCTCCCTGGATGAACCCCACTCAGTACTTCTACTGTGCCTGCTGCTCACCCATGGGAGGGGCTATGGCACCACCTTCACCCATCCTCAACGGAGGCAACCCCTACAATCAG CCGTACTCTTACTCCAACTTCGGAGGGGTAATGATCCCACAGATGCCAATGAACTACGCACAGAACGCCTACGCCtaccag TACACTCCACCTCACTGGATGGCGGACCAGAGGACACGGCCTGTCAATCAG AACTTTGTGGACTGCGGAGTCCAGACTATGATGACTGTGCTGTAG
- the dazl gene encoding deleted in azoospermia-like isoform X2: MKPRSSNQTSPSHKLSNGYILPEGKLTPNALFVGGIDMKVDENEMRDFFARYGPVKEVKIITYRGGICKGYGFVYFNEEVNIQSIVEQQISFKGRKLKLGPAIMKERSSRSMPSRLFGPAPWMNPTQYFYCACCSPMGGAMAPPSPILNGGNPYNQPYSYSNFGGVMIPQMPMNYAQNAYAYQYTPPHWMADQRTRPVNQNFVDCGVQTMMTVL, translated from the exons aTG AAGCCCAGGAGCAGCAACCAGACTTCCCCTTCCCATAAACTGTCAAATGGCTACATTCTACCTGAGGGCAAACTGACTCCCAACGCCCTTTTTGTTGGTGGAATTGACATGAAG GtggatgaaaatgaaatgcGGGACTTCTTTGCAAGATATGGTCCAGTGAAGGAAGTAAAAATTATCACGTACCGTGGAGGGATCTGCAAAGG GTATGGGTTTGTGTACTTCAATGAAGAAGTCAACATTCAGTCAATCGTTGAG CAACAGATCAGTTTTAAGGGCCGGAAACTCAAGCTGGGCCCTGCCATCATGAAAGAAAGGAGCTCTC GGTCCATGCCATCCCGTCTGTTTGGCCCTGCTCCCTGGATGAACCCCACTCAGTACTTCTACTGTGCCTGCTGCTCACCCATGGGAGGGGCTATGGCACCACCTTCACCCATCCTCAACGGAGGCAACCCCTACAATCAG CCGTACTCTTACTCCAACTTCGGAGGGGTAATGATCCCACAGATGCCAATGAACTACGCACAGAACGCCTACGCCtaccag TACACTCCACCTCACTGGATGGCGGACCAGAGGACACGGCCTGTCAATCAG AACTTTGTGGACTGCGGAGTCCAGACTATGATGACTGTGCTGTAG